One genomic region from Arthrobacter sp. FB24 encodes:
- a CDS encoding glutamyl-tRNA reductase produces MVLFSLVATHADIDLETVAQLSTGASELATSALSGSPAVKGAVVLATCNRFEIYGEAPHPDDVEAARAALVAQISERTGLNEQLVSRSFNTRTGGEVSQHLFAVSSGLDSAVVGEREIAGQVRRALINAQHEGTASSGLVRLFQAASKTAKDVGAQTALGSRGLSIVSVALDLATDLSENPDWSAKKAVVFGTGAYAGATMSLLRERGCTDISVFSSSGRAEGFVATRGGKALDSDTLPAAVAAADVMIGCSGSDTRVEAEELARVRAGSAQTLIAIDLALTHDFDPAVGELDGVELLTLESVRLAAPQEQAESLAQASGIVTGAAAAFEQEREARSVDSAIVALRRHTMNVLDAEMEKVRARHGCTAAAEEVEFALRRMVKQLLHVPTVRARELASNGQQEQYIAALDALYGITVEQPAAAPAAECPVDHGRAGQAPADVRRETA; encoded by the coding sequence GTGGTTCTTTTTTCATTGGTGGCTACACACGCCGACATCGACCTCGAGACCGTTGCTCAACTGAGCACCGGTGCTTCCGAGCTGGCTACATCCGCACTCTCCGGGTCACCGGCCGTGAAGGGTGCGGTGGTGCTTGCCACCTGCAACCGCTTCGAAATCTATGGCGAAGCGCCCCACCCTGATGACGTGGAAGCGGCACGGGCCGCCCTTGTCGCCCAAATAAGTGAACGCACCGGGCTCAACGAGCAGCTGGTCTCCCGCTCATTCAATACCCGCACAGGCGGCGAGGTCAGCCAGCACCTTTTCGCCGTGAGCTCCGGCCTGGACTCGGCAGTGGTGGGCGAACGCGAAATCGCCGGACAGGTTCGCCGCGCTCTCATCAATGCCCAGCACGAAGGCACTGCCAGCTCCGGCCTCGTCCGCCTCTTCCAGGCCGCGTCCAAGACCGCCAAGGATGTCGGCGCCCAGACTGCGCTGGGATCACGGGGACTGTCCATCGTCTCGGTGGCCCTGGATCTGGCCACCGACCTTTCCGAGAACCCCGACTGGTCCGCCAAGAAGGCTGTGGTCTTCGGTACCGGCGCCTATGCCGGGGCCACCATGTCGTTGCTCCGTGAACGCGGCTGCACGGACATTTCCGTCTTTTCCTCCTCCGGACGCGCCGAAGGCTTCGTGGCAACGCGCGGAGGCAAGGCCCTCGACTCCGATACACTTCCCGCCGCGGTGGCCGCAGCGGATGTCATGATCGGCTGCAGCGGCTCTGACACCCGTGTGGAAGCGGAGGAGCTCGCCCGCGTGCGGGCCGGGTCCGCCCAGACGCTGATCGCCATCGATCTGGCACTTACCCATGATTTCGATCCGGCCGTTGGAGAGCTCGACGGCGTGGAGCTGCTGACGCTCGAATCCGTGCGGCTCGCTGCCCCCCAGGAGCAGGCCGAGTCGCTGGCGCAGGCCAGCGGCATTGTCACCGGCGCCGCCGCAGCTTTTGAACAGGAGCGCGAAGCCAGGTCCGTCGACTCGGCGATCGTCGCCCTGCGCCGCCACACCATGAACGTCCTTGACGCCGAAATGGAGAAGGTCCGGGCACGCCACGGCTGCACCGCCGCCGCCGAGGAAGTCGAGTTCGCACTGCGCCGGATGGTCAAGCAGTTGCTGCACGTTCCCACCGTCCGCGCCCGTGAGCTGGCCTCCAACGGACAGCAGGAGCAGTACATCGCGGCACTTGATGCGCTGTACGGCATCACCGTTGAGCAGCCGGCCGCGGCTCCGGCCGCCGAATGCCCCGTGGACCACGGCCGGGCAGGCCAGGCGCCGGCTGACGTCCGGCGGGAAACCGCCTAG
- the moeB gene encoding molybdopterin-synthase adenylyltransferase MoeB has translation MASTFTATAVPATLDPLVEPADALTAEEVERYSRHLIIPEIGALGQRRLKNAKVLVIGAGGLGSPALLYLAAAGVGTLGIVDDDAVDLSNLQRQVIHGVADVGRSKIESARDSIAALNPLVDVRLHNVRLDASNALELFAGYDLILDGADNFATRYLVNDAAAILGKPYVWGSIFRFDGQVSVFWEEHGPTYRDLYPEAPPAGSVPSCGEGGVFGMLCAAVGSLMVTEAVKLITGVGRSLLGRVALFDALGGSWREIKVARDPAAERVTELTDYEAFCGIVPEPAAAKENTVTATQLATMLASRKAGLKDFDLVDVREPGEHDIVRIDGSVLIPQGRILAGEAWAELPQDKDIVFHCKAGTRSAAVLAAAQKAGYQRVSHLDGGILAWVREVEPGKPVY, from the coding sequence ATGGCTTCCACGTTCACCGCAACTGCTGTCCCCGCAACCCTGGATCCGCTCGTGGAACCGGCGGATGCCCTGACCGCCGAAGAGGTGGAGCGCTACTCCCGCCACCTCATCATTCCGGAGATCGGCGCGCTGGGCCAACGCAGGCTCAAGAACGCCAAGGTCCTGGTCATCGGTGCCGGCGGCCTGGGCTCGCCGGCCCTCCTCTACCTTGCCGCCGCAGGGGTGGGAACCTTGGGAATCGTCGACGACGACGCCGTTGACCTGAGTAATCTGCAGCGCCAGGTCATCCACGGCGTTGCGGACGTGGGCCGGTCCAAGATCGAGTCGGCACGCGACTCCATTGCCGCGCTGAACCCCTTGGTGGACGTCCGGCTCCACAACGTGCGGCTCGACGCCTCGAACGCGCTGGAGCTGTTCGCGGGCTACGACCTCATCCTGGACGGCGCAGACAATTTCGCCACGCGCTACCTGGTAAACGACGCCGCCGCCATTCTCGGCAAACCCTATGTCTGGGGCTCCATCTTCCGCTTCGACGGCCAGGTGAGCGTGTTCTGGGAAGAGCACGGCCCGACGTACCGCGACCTCTACCCGGAGGCACCGCCGGCCGGCTCGGTGCCGTCCTGCGGCGAAGGCGGCGTGTTCGGGATGCTGTGCGCCGCCGTAGGCTCGCTCATGGTGACCGAAGCGGTCAAACTGATCACCGGCGTCGGGCGGTCCCTGCTGGGCCGCGTCGCGCTGTTCGACGCCCTCGGCGGCAGCTGGCGGGAGATCAAAGTGGCACGGGATCCGGCGGCCGAACGCGTCACGGAACTCACTGACTACGAGGCGTTCTGCGGAATAGTACCGGAGCCGGCCGCGGCCAAAGAGAACACTGTTACGGCCACGCAGCTGGCCACCATGCTGGCTTCGCGCAAAGCGGGGCTGAAGGACTTTGACCTCGTGGACGTCCGGGAGCCGGGTGAGCACGACATCGTCAGGATTGACGGGTCCGTCCTCATCCCGCAGGGGAGGATCCTGGCGGGGGAGGCCTGGGCGGAGCTGCCCCAGGACAAGGACATCGTTTTCCACTGCAAGGCCGGGACACGTTCCGCAGCGGTCCTGGCCGCGGCCCAAAAGGCGGGCTACCAGCGGGTCAGCCATCTCGATGGCGGCATCCTGGCCTGGGTGCGCGAAGTGGAGCCGGGCAAGCCGGTTTACTGA
- a CDS encoding TetR/AcrR family transcriptional regulator — MERRPTVVHHAPVDRTQAGKAAAGQARAGGARSARLPRDERRAQLLAAAQEVFVANGYHGAAMDEIAETAHVSKPVLYQHFPSKRELYLALLDSHLSALTELMMGALNSTDDNDERVQAVMRAYYHFIASDDQAHRLVFESDLINDADVSSRLETFNKTFADAIARVIAEDTKLPMLEAQLLGRGLAGMAQVSARYWLETDGNLDLDVASDLIYRLAWRGISRFPKET, encoded by the coding sequence ATGGAAAGAAGGCCAACAGTGGTTCATCATGCACCGGTTGATCGGACACAGGCCGGGAAGGCAGCCGCGGGACAAGCGCGGGCCGGCGGTGCGCGTTCGGCGCGGCTCCCGCGTGACGAACGACGCGCCCAGTTGCTGGCGGCCGCCCAGGAAGTCTTTGTGGCCAATGGATACCACGGCGCCGCCATGGACGAGATCGCTGAGACGGCCCATGTCAGCAAACCGGTGCTGTACCAGCACTTCCCTTCCAAACGCGAGCTCTACCTCGCCCTGCTGGACAGCCACCTCAGTGCCCTGACCGAGCTTATGATGGGCGCACTGAATTCCACCGATGACAACGATGAGCGCGTCCAGGCGGTCATGCGCGCCTACTATCACTTCATTGCCAGCGATGACCAGGCGCACCGCCTGGTGTTTGAATCGGACCTGATCAATGACGCCGACGTCAGTTCCAGGCTCGAAACATTCAACAAGACGTTTGCCGACGCCATCGCGCGGGTCATCGCCGAGGACACGAAGCTCCCCATGCTGGAGGCCCAGTTGCTGGGTCGCGGACTCGCCGGCATGGCGCAGGTCAGTGCGCGCTACTGGCTTGAAACCGACGGAAACCTGGACCTCGATGTGGCCAGCGACCTGATCTATCGTTTAGCTTGGCGCGGAATCTCGCGCTTTCCCAAGGAAACCTAG
- a CDS encoding DUF3107 domain-containing protein → MEVKIGIQNIGREIVMESAQDADAVAKLVEESITKGAELRLTDEKGRVIIIPANVLGYVEIGAEEARRVGFGQL, encoded by the coding sequence GTGGAAGTAAAGATCGGCATTCAGAATATTGGCCGCGAAATTGTGATGGAATCGGCTCAGGATGCTGACGCGGTAGCAAAGCTCGTCGAGGAATCCATTACCAAGGGCGCCGAACTGCGCCTGACTGACGAAAAGGGCCGTGTGATCATCATTCCCGCCAACGTCCTGGGTTACGTGGAGATCGGCGCCGAGGAAGCCCGCCGCGTCGGTTTCGGCCAACTCTAG
- a CDS encoding 4a-hydroxytetrahydrobiopterin dehydratase, whose amino-acid sequence MTGTEDILTQTQIDAALTELSDWLYQPGALVTVFKAPTAAAALELIAAVGRLAEEQNHHPDLDWRYNRVFIRFSSHDAGTRVTGRDIAAAAAVSRAAAAVSASAEPGKYPPPGASRS is encoded by the coding sequence ATGACCGGCACGGAAGATATTCTTACCCAAACCCAGATTGACGCCGCACTCACGGAACTTTCCGACTGGCTCTACCAGCCGGGTGCTCTGGTGACCGTCTTCAAGGCGCCGACGGCGGCCGCTGCGCTTGAGCTGATTGCCGCCGTCGGGCGCCTGGCTGAGGAACAAAACCACCACCCCGATCTGGACTGGCGGTACAACAGGGTGTTCATCCGCTTCAGCTCACATGACGCCGGCACACGGGTGACAGGGCGTGACATCGCCGCAGCCGCGGCCGTCAGCCGGGCGGCCGCCGCTGTGTCGGCCTCCGCGGAGCCCGGCAAATACCCCCCGCCCGGCGCCTCACGTAGTTAG
- a CDS encoding thiazole synthase, translated as MAGTTVAGTAGTGQQAAADAFIVDGVPLGSRLIMGTGGAPSLDGLGAALIASGTELTTVAMRRYSPAETGSLFQLLVDHNIRVLPNTAGCFTARDAVMTAELAREALETDWVKLEVIADEHTLLPDAVELVDATEQLVNRGFKVFAYTNDDPVLALRLENLGATAVMPLGSPIGTGLGILNPHNIELIVSRASVPVVLDAGIGTASDAALAMELGCDAVLLATAVTRAQNPAMMGEAFKHAVIAGRLAKAAGRIPRREHALASSAMEGRAEFL; from the coding sequence ATGGCAGGAACAACGGTTGCCGGCACGGCAGGGACCGGGCAGCAGGCTGCGGCGGACGCCTTCATCGTGGACGGCGTGCCGCTAGGATCACGGTTGATCATGGGTACCGGCGGTGCTCCCAGCCTCGATGGGCTGGGGGCCGCCCTGATCGCGTCCGGAACGGAACTGACCACCGTGGCCATGCGCCGCTACTCGCCGGCCGAAACAGGCTCGCTCTTCCAGCTCCTGGTGGACCACAACATCCGGGTCCTGCCCAACACCGCCGGTTGCTTCACCGCACGGGACGCCGTGATGACGGCGGAACTGGCGCGGGAGGCGCTGGAGACTGACTGGGTGAAGCTTGAAGTGATCGCCGACGAACACACCCTGCTGCCGGACGCCGTGGAGCTGGTGGACGCCACCGAGCAGCTGGTAAACCGCGGGTTCAAGGTGTTCGCCTACACGAATGACGACCCCGTGCTGGCGCTTCGGCTGGAGAACCTCGGGGCCACCGCCGTGATGCCCCTCGGGTCCCCGATCGGCACCGGCCTGGGCATCCTGAACCCGCACAACATTGAGCTCATCGTTTCCAGGGCATCCGTTCCCGTGGTGCTGGATGCCGGCATCGGCACGGCGTCCGACGCGGCGCTCGCCATGGAACTGGGGTGCGACGCGGTACTGCTGGCGACAGCAGTGACCCGGGCGCAGAACCCGGCGATGATGGGGGAGGCCTTCAAACACGCAGTCATCGCCGGTAGGCTGGCGAAGGCGGCAGGACGGATTCCGCGCCGCGAGCACGCCCTCGCCTCGTCGGCCATGGAAGGCCGGGCCGAGTTCCTGTAG
- the thiS gene encoding sulfur carrier protein ThiS, with translation MNITLNGTAHAVADGASVTTLVSQVTGRNLAPNGQAADGQKLGVAVARNSEVVPRSQWFVTALAEGDDVELVTAVQGG, from the coding sequence ATGAACATCACACTGAACGGCACGGCACACGCGGTGGCCGACGGCGCGTCCGTCACCACCCTCGTCAGCCAGGTCACCGGCAGGAACCTCGCGCCAAACGGGCAGGCTGCCGACGGCCAAAAGTTGGGCGTGGCGGTAGCGCGGAATTCCGAGGTGGTGCCGCGCAGCCAATGGTTCGTCACGGCACTGGCCGAGGGCGACGACGTCGAACTTGTTACCGCGGTACAGGGAGGTTGA
- a CDS encoding FAD-dependent oxidoreductase has translation MTMTPQSPPTRPPARSRDGHGVHISADVAVIGGGVIGHGIAWEARKSGRSVVIIDDAPGTGASWAAAGMLAPVSELHYQEEDLLELMLHSSGLWPAFAAGLETGRASHEHGGDGPDTGYLTTATLAVGADAADRRALADLRAVQQASGLTVEPLTVREARAREPLLSPGISCAFDIPADHQVDPRKLLARIAELLPGAAVRDRAAGLLWDDGRVSGVSLAGGGTVHAGETIIANGLESASLGGMPPGLQLPLRPVYGDILRLRVPAYLQPLVTSTVRGMVHGVPVYIVPRQDGTVVIGATQREDSLSGAGIGTAVTAPAGPVTPAGSAVSAGGVYQLLRDAQVLVPAVAELELLEATARARPGTPDNAPLLGRVAAAGTGMDIEGLIIATGFFRHGVLLTPAAASICRQLMDGDADPRWTPFRPDRFSGVSAGPATPAHTVTIDPNKETA, from the coding sequence ATGACAATGACCCCGCAATCCCCGCCCACCCGCCCACCCGCGCGCAGTCGCGACGGGCACGGCGTGCACATCAGCGCAGACGTCGCCGTGATCGGCGGGGGAGTAATCGGCCACGGGATCGCCTGGGAAGCCCGGAAGTCGGGCAGGTCCGTGGTGATCATCGACGACGCACCGGGAACGGGCGCGAGCTGGGCCGCCGCAGGCATGCTGGCGCCGGTCAGCGAACTCCACTACCAGGAGGAAGACCTCCTGGAGCTCATGCTCCACTCCTCGGGACTGTGGCCGGCCTTCGCGGCCGGCCTGGAAACCGGGCGTGCCTCCCATGAACACGGCGGCGACGGCCCGGACACCGGCTACCTTACGACGGCGACCCTCGCCGTGGGTGCCGACGCCGCAGACCGCCGGGCGCTCGCCGACCTGCGCGCCGTCCAGCAGGCCAGCGGCCTAACGGTGGAACCGCTGACGGTCAGGGAAGCCCGGGCACGGGAGCCGCTGCTGAGCCCCGGGATATCCTGCGCCTTCGACATCCCGGCCGACCATCAGGTGGATCCCCGCAAACTCCTCGCCCGGATCGCGGAGCTCCTGCCAGGGGCCGCCGTGCGTGACCGGGCCGCCGGCCTGCTCTGGGACGACGGGCGCGTCAGCGGCGTCAGCCTGGCCGGGGGAGGCACCGTGCACGCTGGCGAAACAATCATTGCCAACGGACTGGAATCCGCGTCCCTGGGCGGAATGCCTCCCGGACTTCAGCTGCCGCTGCGCCCCGTGTACGGCGACATCCTGCGCCTGCGCGTCCCCGCCTACCTGCAGCCCCTGGTGACATCCACGGTCCGAGGAATGGTCCACGGAGTTCCCGTCTACATCGTGCCCCGGCAGGACGGCACCGTGGTTATTGGGGCCACGCAGCGTGAAGATTCGCTGTCAGGAGCGGGCATCGGCACCGCCGTTACGGCGCCTGCAGGGCCCGTAACACCCGCAGGGTCGGCCGTTTCCGCCGGCGGCGTCTACCAGCTGCTCCGCGATGCGCAGGTGCTGGTCCCCGCCGTCGCCGAATTGGAACTGCTCGAAGCCACGGCGAGGGCCCGTCCGGGAACGCCGGACAACGCGCCGCTGCTGGGCCGAGTAGCGGCCGCAGGAACCGGCATGGATATTGAGGGGCTGATCATTGCCACCGGCTTTTTCCGGCATGGCGTCCTGCTCACTCCTGCCGCGGCGTCCATCTGCAGGCAGTTGATGGACGGCGACGCCGATCCACGCTGGACCCCGTTCCGGCCCGACCGGTTTTCCGGCGTTTCGGCCGGACCGGCAACTCCCGCGCACACCGTCACAATTGACCCGAACAAGGAAACAGCATGA
- the thiE gene encoding thiamine phosphate synthase, with the protein MTEQALLTDARLYLCTDARTDRGDFADFVDAAYAGGVDIIQLRDKGLEAAEELELLEVLETAARRHGRLWSVNDRADIASLSGAPVLHVGQKDLPLASARKFLGGEAVIGLSTHSHGQIDAAIAASRGAGGLDYFCVGPVWATPTKPGRAAVGLELVRYAAEAAGKTTAKTTGGAAGPTVDGPRLPWFAIGGIDLGNVEQVAAAGAERIVVVRAITEADDPAAAARSLLAALDAGAS; encoded by the coding sequence ATGACCGAGCAAGCTCTCCTTACTGATGCCCGCCTGTACCTCTGCACTGATGCCCGCACGGACCGCGGCGATTTTGCCGACTTCGTTGATGCCGCCTACGCAGGCGGCGTGGACATCATCCAGCTCCGCGACAAGGGCCTGGAAGCGGCCGAGGAGCTCGAGCTGCTCGAAGTACTGGAAACCGCGGCCCGCCGCCATGGCCGGCTGTGGTCGGTCAACGACCGCGCGGACATCGCCTCGCTCTCCGGCGCCCCGGTGCTTCATGTAGGGCAGAAGGACCTCCCCCTGGCGTCCGCCCGGAAGTTCCTCGGCGGTGAAGCCGTGATCGGCCTGTCCACGCACAGCCACGGGCAGATCGATGCCGCCATCGCCGCATCCCGTGGTGCGGGAGGCCTGGATTATTTCTGCGTCGGGCCGGTGTGGGCCACTCCCACGAAGCCGGGCCGTGCCGCCGTCGGCCTCGAACTGGTCCGCTATGCGGCGGAAGCCGCCGGCAAAACGACCGCCAAAACAACTGGCGGCGCTGCGGGGCCAACGGTTGACGGGCCGCGCCTGCCGTGGTTCGCCATCGGCGGCATCGACCTGGGCAACGTAGAACAGGTGGCGGCTGCAGGAGCGGAGCGGATCGTGGTGGTCCGCGCCATCACCGAGGCCGACGACCCCGCCGCGGCCGCGAGGTCGCTGCTGGCGGCACTCGACGCCGGCGCATCCTGA
- a CDS encoding ferritin-like domain-containing protein, translated as MSTSPADTARYNRFVADLFGMMAYGELSAFERFSADARYSPTLHDRAVLGRIAVVEFRHYELVSARLEAMGIDAEDAMLPFQAAVDYFHSRTRPADWYESLMKAYVIDTVSADFYRAISRYVDAGTRDVIEQIQASDETTEVLRERLRSALADDPRLASRLALWGRRLLGEALTQAQRVSYEHAFLGSLIGGEDSAAAKELVSGLIAGLAEKHSKRMTQLGLTG; from the coding sequence ATGAGCACATCCCCGGCTGACACCGCTCGCTACAACCGTTTCGTCGCAGACTTGTTCGGAATGATGGCCTACGGCGAGCTGTCAGCTTTCGAGAGGTTCTCCGCTGACGCGCGGTATTCGCCGACCCTTCACGACCGGGCCGTGCTCGGCAGGATTGCCGTGGTGGAGTTCCGGCACTACGAGCTGGTGAGCGCCCGGCTTGAGGCCATGGGGATCGACGCCGAGGATGCCATGCTGCCGTTCCAGGCGGCCGTGGACTATTTCCATTCACGGACGCGCCCGGCCGACTGGTACGAATCACTGATGAAGGCCTACGTGATCGATACGGTTTCTGCAGACTTCTACCGGGCTATCTCCCGCTATGTTGATGCCGGAACGCGGGACGTCATCGAACAGATCCAGGCCTCCGACGAGACAACGGAAGTTCTCCGCGAACGGCTGAGGAGCGCGCTCGCCGATGATCCGAGGCTCGCGTCGAGGCTTGCCCTATGGGGCAGGCGGCTGCTGGGCGAAGCACTGACCCAGGCGCAGCGCGTCAGCTACGAGCATGCGTTCCTGGGAAGCCTGATCGGCGGCGAGGACAGTGCCGCCGCGAAAGAGCTGGTCAGTGGGCTGATCGCCGGGCTGGCAGAGAAGCACTCCAAGCGGATGACGCAGCTCGGCCTGACCGGATAG
- a CDS encoding RNB domain-containing ribonuclease, producing the protein MSHHHLTPNVHEQTNRLAEALNALRTELELPGPFPDDVLRDALAAIAEHKMPDLDLTDVGFVTIDPPSSTDLDQALFIERSGDGYKVFYAIADVPSFVAPGGALDAETRRRGQTFYAPDGRIPLHPEVISEQAGSLLAGQLCAAFVWEFDLDAAAQVVSVLVRRARIRSRAKLTYKGVQAELDSGSAAPVLLLLREVGIKRVELERLRGGASLNMPEQEIEQLPDGGYRIVAAPPLPVEDWNAQISLMTGMAAADLMLEGKVGILRTMPAPDERSLLHFKRQTNALGKPWDGEASYGEYLRSLDPTDPRQLAILHSAGMLFRGAGYTPFDGTVPEDAIQSAIGAAYAHTTAPLRRLIDRFVLVICEALSNRTAVPDWAREALPSLPEIMGASDQLAARMERLALDTVEAALLVNHIGQEFDAVVISGSKPGKPNGNGGNGNGNGPSGIIQIADPAVTARCPGELESGTTVRVRLISSDIRTRVIRLELVE; encoded by the coding sequence GTGTCACATCATCACCTGACTCCAAATGTCCACGAACAGACCAACCGGCTGGCCGAAGCGCTGAACGCGCTGCGCACGGAGTTGGAGCTGCCCGGGCCCTTCCCTGACGATGTCCTGCGGGATGCGCTGGCGGCCATCGCGGAACATAAGATGCCTGACCTGGACCTCACCGATGTGGGCTTTGTGACCATCGATCCCCCGTCTTCCACTGACCTGGACCAAGCCCTCTTCATCGAACGGTCAGGCGACGGGTACAAGGTTTTCTATGCCATCGCCGACGTGCCGTCCTTTGTGGCACCGGGCGGTGCGCTCGACGCCGAGACGCGCCGCCGGGGGCAGACGTTCTACGCCCCGGACGGTCGGATTCCGCTGCACCCGGAGGTCATCAGCGAGCAGGCCGGCAGCCTGCTTGCCGGCCAGTTGTGCGCCGCCTTCGTGTGGGAGTTCGACCTGGATGCGGCGGCCCAAGTGGTGTCGGTGCTGGTGCGCCGGGCCAGGATCCGGAGCCGGGCGAAGCTCACCTATAAGGGAGTCCAGGCCGAGCTGGATTCCGGCAGTGCCGCCCCCGTCCTCCTGCTCCTGAGGGAGGTAGGGATCAAGCGCGTGGAACTTGAGCGGCTCCGCGGCGGCGCCAGCCTCAACATGCCGGAACAGGAAATCGAACAGCTGCCCGACGGCGGCTACCGCATCGTGGCGGCTCCGCCCCTCCCCGTGGAGGACTGGAATGCGCAGATCTCCCTCATGACCGGCATGGCTGCGGCTGACCTTATGCTCGAAGGCAAGGTCGGGATCCTGCGTACCATGCCCGCCCCCGACGAACGGTCGCTCCTTCATTTCAAGCGGCAGACAAACGCGCTCGGAAAGCCGTGGGACGGCGAGGCGAGCTACGGCGAGTACCTGCGCTCCCTTGACCCCACCGACCCCCGGCAGCTGGCCATCCTGCACTCCGCCGGGATGCTGTTCCGGGGCGCCGGTTACACGCCCTTTGACGGCACAGTGCCGGAGGACGCCATCCAGTCGGCCATCGGGGCCGCCTATGCACACACCACGGCACCGCTGCGCCGCCTGATCGACCGCTTCGTCCTGGTGATCTGTGAGGCGCTGAGCAACCGGACCGCGGTTCCCGACTGGGCCCGCGAGGCACTGCCCTCGCTGCCGGAAATCATGGGCGCCTCGGACCAGCTGGCGGCCAGGATGGAACGGCTGGCCCTGGATACGGTGGAGGCCGCCCTGCTCGTCAACCACATCGGGCAGGAGTTTGACGCCGTAGTCATCTCCGGGTCGAAACCGGGCAAGCCCAACGGGAACGGCGGGAACGGGAACGGCAACGGACCGTCCGGCATCATCCAGATCGCAGACCCGGCGGTGACGGCCCGGTGCCCCGGCGAACTCGAATCCGGCACCACGGTCCGGGTCAGGCTGATCTCGTCAGACATCCGCACGCGGGTGATCCGGCTTGAGCTGGTGGAGTGA